The genomic interval TCGTGGGGGAGGCAGCAAACGGGCTCGACGCGCTCGACCTGGCGACCCGGCTGCGTCCCGATGTCCTCCTCATCGACATCCGGATGCCCGGGCTCGACGGCATCGAAGTGACCCGGCGCCTGGCCGGGGAGGGCGTTGCCGACCCGATGGCGGTCGTCGTGATCACAACCTTCGACCTCGATGAATACGTCCTCGGCGCCCTCCGCGCCGGCGCCCGAGGCTTCCTGCTCAAGGACGCCGGGCCGGCGCTACTCGTGCAGGCCATCCACGCGGCGGCCAACGGGGACGCGCTGATCGCCCCCAACGTCACCCGCCGGCTGCTGGCGACCTTCGCCGACCAGGCGCCGGTGATACCGGTCCAGCCCATCGCCCCGCTCACCGAGCGCGAGGAGGAAGTGCTCGCGCTGGTGGCACGGGGCCGCACCAACGCCGAGATCGCCACCGATCTCTTCGTCGGCCTGAGCACGGTCAAGACCCACGTAGCCTCGCTGATGACCAAACTCGGCGCCCGCAACCGCGTCGAGATCGCGATGTGGGCCTACGACACCAGACGCGTGAGAGCCGATTAGCGAGTACACATCCCTTACAAACAAGGCTATTTCAGCTCGGCTGACGTCTTGCCCAACAGTCGCCGGGCCACGATCAGTTGCTGGATTTGCTGGGTTCCTTCGAAGATGTCGAGGATTTTGCCGGTGCTCAGCGCAGCCACCGGCGGAAAGATGCCAATCTGGCCTCTGACCTGGCGTTTCTCTGCTCATCAGCACCCGGCGCTGATCGACACTTGTCAGCGTCCCACGGAGCAGTGACGGAGCAGAGAATGTAGGCCATGGCGTGCATGAAGTGGATCCGTTCGCATGGCACGGCGGGGCCGGACAGGTGCCAGGAACTGATGAGACGGCGTTGCGATCACCGGGTCTCTATCAGGCGAGAATTCTGTCATGCGAGTTCTGCTGCGAGTCAAGCCAGGTGCCTCCCGCACCGTCGTCGGCGGCCGGTACGACGGCCCGGCCGGTCCCGCCCTGGTGGTCGCGGTAGCAGCCCGGGCAGTGGACGGCCAGGCGACAAAGGCGGCCTTGGAGGCGGTCGCGGCGGCTTTCGGCGCCCGACGCTCTGCGGTGACACTTGTGCGAGGCGCGACCAGCCGCGACAAACTGGTCGACGTTGAGGGCGACGTCAGCGAGCTTCGGCCGAGGCTCGAAAAACTTCTCGACTGAGCGACGTCGACGCCGCGGTCAGCGCAGCGTGTCGAGCTTTTGCCTCGCCGCCGTGAGGCCTTCTGCCGCTTGGTTCAGGTGGCTCAGCGCAGCAGTCAGATCGGCATCGGCTTCCTCGAGGACGCTGGAATCTCGCCCCGCCTCGTTGCGGACCGGCCGCGGATGAATCAAACCGGCGAAGCGCGACAGGTCAAACGACCCCATCAACAGCGCAGCCGTCGACATCAGCGTCCGCAGTTCGTGAAACTCGGCCACCAGTACCTTCGCCGCCACGTCGTCCACCGGCCGGCGCCGCAGTACCTCGACGGCGCGGCGCAACGCCGCGCCCGCCTCCTGCAGCGAGTCTTCCGCACTCTCCGACACCGCCCTACCCCTCCCTCGACCCTCATCGCCACGCCGAGCATCGAGGCAGCAACGCCATCAGACCAGCGATCAACTGGCAAGTGCTCCACCAGGCCGTGCACGAATTGTGACCATGCCACTTCGCGCAGGTACGCCTTCGCTCCCCTCTCCACGGACAGCTCGCCACCGGCAACGTCAGGCGCGACTAGCAACAGTTGCCTCTCGGCGGCCCGCGAAGCGCTGCCGACGCCGGTCGACCAGGCCCGCGCTCTGGCTCGGTCAGAAGATGTAGAAGCCGGTGACGGCGGTTGGGAGGAGGCCGAGAACCAGCCAGAGTGAGAGAGGTGAGCGCTGGTGGATCAGTCGTATGCCGGCGGTTGTGAGTACGCCGATGACGCCGGACATGATCCACAGGCCGACGCCTCGGCCGTGATCGGTCTTGGCCACGCCGATGCTGTAGACGGCGAGCGTAATGGCGGGGACGCTGCCGACGTGGAAGAGGATGACCGAGGCGACCCACCGCTGGACGGTTTCGATCTTCATCGGGCGCGGAGTTCGTCGTTTCATAGGTCGTTCCCTGCGTAGGAGAGGTTGAAGCTCTTGTTGGTCAAGGGGAAATCGGGGACGATCGTGTCGGCCAGCGCCACCGGCAGAGCCGGCCAGTTGAAGAAGGACGGGTCGACGATCTTCAACCGGGAGACGGTGCCGTCCGCGTCGCACTCGACCCGGTGCACGATGGTCCCGCGCCACCCTTCGACCAGCCCGACACCGGACGAGCGGCCAGCGGCGAGCCAGGTCGGCTTGGTGGTCTCCGCGCTGAGCGGTGGCCAGGTCTCGAGGAGTTGGGTGAGCAGGGCAACGGAGTTGTCGATCTCGTCGACCCGCGTGAGGAGCCGGGCGAGCACATCTCCGTCAGTGTGTGCGGCTGCGACAACGCCAGCTGTCAGCTCAGTGAACGGGTGGTCGCGACGGGCGTCGTGATCGATCCCACTCGCGCGGGCGACGTACCCCAGAGTGCCGATGTCGCGGGCCTGGTCAAGACTCAGCACGGCCGTGCCGGTCATGCGGTCCAGTACGACGCTGTTGTCTAGTGCGATGTCGACGATCTGCTTGATGTCGGCCGCGATCGCTGTCAGGACCTCGGGTTCGGGAAGGGCACGGACGCGCGTCGCACCGGGCGTGATCGCGCCCCGGAGCAGGCGGTGACCGGTGACGTGCTTGTTGAGCCGGAGTAGCTGCTCGCGGATCCGCTGAGCGTGAGCGTTGGCGATGCCGTACCCGACGTCGTTGCAGAGGGCACCGATATCGGTGACATGGTTGTAGAGCCGTTCAAGCTCGAGCAGGATCGCCCGCAGTACCTGGGCCTGTGGCGAGACCGCCCAGTCCCGCGCCTCCTCGACGGCGAGGCTGAACGCGAGGGCGTGGCCGGCTGTCGTATCGCCCGATACCCGTTCGGCCAATGGGAGGACGTCGGCGATCAGTTTGCCTTCGGCAAGCTTCTCGATGCCCTTGTGGACGAACCACAACCTCGCCTTCAGCTTCAGGATGGTCTCGCCGACGACGGAGAACCGGAAATGCCCCGGCTCAATCAGGCCGGCATGGATCGGGCCGACCGGGATCTCGTAGACCCCCGTCCCGGCGACCGTGATGAACGGGTACGGCTCATCGATGTCCCCGAAGGCCGGCGGCGGCCCGGCATCACGGCGCATCGGATACCAGGCCTCCGGCCAGTGCTGATGCAGCACGAGCCGTCGGAGCAACGGATGGTCGGTCACCTCGATGCCGAACAGATCGTGCAACTCGCGCTCGAACCGCCCCGCCGGGAACGACAACGCGGCAAGACTGGGGATCTGGGGAGCGGACCGGCTGGTCGTCAGGAACAGCTCGACGCGACGATCGGGTTGGCCTGCCACGAACAGATAGACCACGCGGAACGCATCCGGGTCGTCGTGGCCCGAGATCAGGGCGAGGCGATAGCCGTTGGCCAGCAGCGTCTCGGCACGGTCAGCCAGGGTCGCTGCGGTGACGCTGGACTGGCGACGATTCGGATAGGTCCTCGGGTCAGGGCTCATCGAGTCGCCACGATCAGGCTGGCACTGTGCAGAAGGGGACCGAGCGGCCAATTGACCAGACCCAGGACTGCGACGATCACGAGACCCGCGAGCAGCGGCGCTGCGGTGGACACCCGGAGCGCGGCTCTCGGTTCTCCGGTAGAAGCCCCGAGCAGGATGCCTGCTGCCTTGGTCGCGACTGCGACGAAGATGACGAGCAACAGGACGAGTACGGCGGCTGCGACCCAGCCCAGCTCGGCTGCGAACCCGGCGCGGATCAGACCGATCTCGCTGACGAACAGACTGAACGGCGGCAATCCGAGGAGCGCTGCCAGCCCAGCGGCGAACACTCCGGCAAGCACCGGCGCACGAAGGAACAGTCCGCGGACCTGGTCGATTCGCGTGGTGCCTTCGCGGGCGAGGATTTCCCCGGCACCGCAGAACAGCACAGCCTTCCCCAGCCCGTGCCCGACGATGTGGAGCAACACCGCGGCGATCGCCAGCGGCGTACCGATCGCGACCCCGATCGCGGCCAGCGCCATGTGCTCGATACTCGAGTAGGCCAGCAGTCGCTTGTAGTCGCGCTGAGCAACGAGCAGCCCGGCCGCCAGCAGCAGCGAGGCGAGTGCGACCGCGATCAACAGACCACGTACGAAGCCCACACCGACGTTCTCGACAGCGATCACGCGGTACCGGGCGAGAGCATAGATCGCGACCGGGAGCAGTACGCCGGACATCAGCGCGGACACCGGCGCGGGTGCTTGGCTGTGCGCGTCCGGCAGCCAACTGTGCAACGGCACCAGGCCCGCCTTCGTGCCGAACCCAAGCACCAACAGTGCGAACGCGAGCCGCATGACCCCCGGATCGAGGTC from Kribbella sp. NBC_00709 carries:
- a CDS encoding response regulator transcription factor, which encodes MSIRVVVADDQDLVRTGLVMILGAQPDLEIVGEAANGLDALDLATRLRPDVLLIDIRMPGLDGIEVTRRLAGEGVADPMAVVVITTFDLDEYVLGALRAGARGFLLKDAGPALLVQAIHAAANGDALIAPNVTRRLLATFADQAPVIPVQPIAPLTEREEEVLALVARGRTNAEIATDLFVGLSTVKTHVASLMTKLGARNRVEIAMWAYDTRRVRAD
- a CDS encoding DUF167 domain-containing protein; the protein is MRVLLRVKPGASRTVVGGRYDGPAGPALVVAVAARAVDGQATKAALEAVAAAFGARRSAVTLVRGATSRDKLVDVEGDVSELRPRLEKLLD
- a CDS encoding hydrogenase large subunit produces the protein MSPDPRTYPNRRQSSVTAATLADRAETLLANGYRLALISGHDDPDAFRVVYLFVAGQPDRRVELFLTTSRSAPQIPSLAALSFPAGRFERELHDLFGIEVTDHPLLRRLVLHQHWPEAWYPMRRDAGPPPAFGDIDEPYPFITVAGTGVYEIPVGPIHAGLIEPGHFRFSVVGETILKLKARLWFVHKGIEKLAEGKLIADVLPLAERVSGDTTAGHALAFSLAVEEARDWAVSPQAQVLRAILLELERLYNHVTDIGALCNDVGYGIANAHAQRIREQLLRLNKHVTGHRLLRGAITPGATRVRALPEPEVLTAIAADIKQIVDIALDNSVVLDRMTGTAVLSLDQARDIGTLGYVARASGIDHDARRDHPFTELTAGVVAAAHTDGDVLARLLTRVDEIDNSVALLTQLLETWPPLSAETTKPTWLAAGRSSGVGLVEGWRGTIVHRVECDADGTVSRLKIVDPSFFNWPALPVALADTIVPDFPLTNKSFNLSYAGNDL
- a CDS encoding proton-conducting transporter transmembrane domain-containing protein — protein: MTADLTGGAAVLLVAAPIAAPVAAAAATVLMGWRRSVAVGTIAAAAVVLAIGVGTAVWTTDGGVITAGNWLRIDALSGVMLIVIGSVGIIATWSGLGYIDDELDAGHTDATGARRYGVLVPLFIAAMVLAVLANNLGLLWAAVEATTIVTAFLVGHRRTRKSLEATWKYVIICSVGIALAYLGTVLVNYAARHAGIAEHGTLDWTQLVAHAADLDPGVMRLAFALLVLGFGTKAGLVPLHSWLPDAHSQAPAPVSALMSGVLLPVAIYALARYRVIAVENVGVGFVRGLLIAVALASLLLAAGLLVAQRDYKRLLAYSSIEHMALAAIGVAIGTPLAIAAVLLHIVGHGLGKAVLFCGAGEILAREGTTRIDQVRGLFLRAPVLAGVFAAGLAALLGLPPFSLFVSEIGLIRAGFAAELGWVAAAVLVLLLVIFVAVATKAAGILLGASTGEPRAALRVSTAAPLLAGLVIVAVLGLVNWPLGPLLHSASLIVATR